GGGCGAGGGCGATCAGGATACCTGTCGCGCCAATGACCCAGACGATGAAGATGTGCCCTGTGGTCGAGAACGTCCGGTCGCGTTCTGCCAAGAAGCGCAGGACATCGTCGCCGTCCTGCACGCGGATCTCTACGGTTTCGCCATAGCCGGAAATGTCAAACCAGAACGGCTGGTCGAGCGAGACATCCAGCTCTCGCGAAAGAATGTCGTCCAGCGCGGAGAAGAAGAGCTCTTTCTGTTCGACGGGCAGCTGCTCATTCTCAAGGATGGTGACGTCGAGCTGCATGGCGTCGCGGGCATCGCGCCGTAACATGTCGAACTGGTCCGGGTACCTGTCGCGCAGACCGACCATGAACTCGATCTCGCTGGCCATGGTCTGGCTGAGCTTGCGGGAAGTGTGGCGCCAGTGGCTGTCATAGAAAATGTAGGTCACGGCGCTGAGCAGTAGGATCACCGGCAGGATCACCATGAGCACCGATCGCGGATAGAGCCCGCGCGGGGTGAAATCTCTGAGGCGGAGGCGTACGCGGCGGGACATCAGTTCCAAGCCTTAGCGGCGGGCGGGCAATTGGAAAAGCGGCACATGTAAGCCGGTCAGTCAGGCATCAGGCGGTAGCCGATGCCGCGGACTGTCTGGATATGGATTGGCTGGCGAGGGTCAGGTTCGATCTTGCGGCGAAGGCGCGTCACCTGGACGTCGATCGAACGCTCAGTGCTGTTGGGCGACTTTGAGGCCAGCTCCTCGCGGCTGACTGCCTCTCCGGCCTTGGCGGCGAGCATGGAGAGAAGCTGAAGCTCTGCCTCTGTCAGGCGGACACGCCGGGCACCGGAGGTCAGTTCCTGATGCTTGGCGTTGAAGACGAGGCCCGACATCTCGATTTCCTCGGGCGGCGGCTCGACATGGGTGCGCCGCAGGATGGCGCTGATGCGAAGGAGTAGTTCTTCAGGCTCAAACGGCTTGGCGAGATAGTCGTCCGCGCCAGCTTTCAGCCCTTCGATCCGGTCGCCCGTCTCGCCTTTCGCGGTGAGAAGAAGGACCGGAACGCGCTTGCCGGAGCTACGGAGGCTCGCCAGCAGCTCCAGCCCCGTCTCCCCCGGCATCATGATGTCGAGAATGGCAAGGTCGAAATCGAACGTCGTCATCAGCTTGCGGGCGCTTGCGGCGTTGGCGGCAGCTGTGACCCGGAAGCTGTTGCGGGTGAGGTACTTCTTGAGCAGGTCGCGAATGCGGTTGTCGTCATCGACAACAAGAATGTGTTGGGCCTCACTCATTGGGTCAGGGCCTCCAGAACGGCGCGGGTGCCGGATACGGCGTTTGCGCCAGCGTCGCGGTATGCTTCGCGCAGGGCAGAACGCAACTTGTCCACAAGCGGGCGCAGTATCTGTTCGCCCTCAGAAGAGAGCGTCAGCCGGCGGCGCCGGGCGTCGCGGCCACCTTGTGTTTTTACGACAAGGTTTTTCTTGTCGAGCTCTCCCAGAAGCCGCGCAATTGTCGGCGTCGTCGCGCCCATCTTGTCGCGCAGTTCCGTCACCGTCAGGCCGGGTTCAAAGCGGATCGTCATCAGCAGCCGAAGCCCTGATGCGTTGAGGCCAGTCTGGCGCTGCGCCTTGCGGGTGATGTCGCTGATAATGCGCTCACTGGCGAGCAGGAGTGCAATACCGCTATCGAGCTCTTCCTCCCTGAGAAAAAGCCGCGGATCGACACGAGCGCTTTCGCCTGTCTTCTGGTTGACTTCGGATGCCACAGTCTGAGAATGGAGCCTCTTTCGAGTATAAGTTCAAGCAAGGACAAGAAATAATGGCCGACGCCTCCACACCGTATCACGACCGCGATGGATACATTTGGATGGACGGCGAATTCGTACCGTGGCGTGAGACGACGATTCACGTCCTGACCCACGGCTTGCACTATGCGTCGTCCGTGTTCGAGGGTGAGCGCGCCTATGGCGGCCATATCTTCGAATCGCGCCGTCACACCGAACGTCTTCACCGGTCCGCCAACATCCTCGGCTTCGAGCTTCCTTACACGGTCGATGAGATCGAGAAGGCCAAGCAGGAAACGCTGGCGAAATCCGGTCTTGAGAACGCTTATGTGCGCGCCTTTGCGTGGCGCGGCTCTGAGATGATGGGCGTCTCGGCGCAGAACAACAAGATCCACGTCGCGATCGCTGTCTGGCACTGGGGCGACTATTTCGCCGACAAGATGAAGGGCATTGCCATGACGCATGCCCAGTGGCGCCGCCCGGACCCGAAGACGGCTCCGTGCGAAGCCAAAGCCGCTGGCCTCTACATGATCTGTACGCTCTCCAAGCATGCTGCGGAGCGTGATGGTTTCGCCGATGCGCTCATGCTGGACTGGCGCGGCCATGTGGCAGAGGCGACCGGCGCAAACATCTTCTTCCTGCAGGACGGCGCGCTCCACACGCCGACGCCTGACTGCTTCCTGAATGGCATTACGCGCCAGACGGCGATCAAGCTGGCCAAGGCGCGCCAGATCGAGATCGTTGAGCGGACCATCATGCCGGATGAGCTGAAGAACTTCTCCGAATGCTTCATCACGGGCACGGCCGCTGAAATCACGCCGGTTCGCCAGATCGGCGATGTGACCTACAAGCCGGGTAGCGTCACCGAGGCGCTGGTCACGGATTACTCCGATCTCGTGAACGGCAAGATTAAGATGCCGGCCTAGGCCGCTTCGCCTGAAGGTGCGTCTGAAGCTTCCAGACGCACCAGCACGGCGCTTGCATCGTCTTCTTGCTTCACGCGCGGCGCGACCGTGCGGTCCGGGTCACCTGCTTCAAGCGCACGCAATTCTTCATAGAGCGGATCAAGCCCGCGCTGAAGCGCTGCGTCCAGCAGCGTTTCGGGCGTGTAGGCGTGGAAGTGGTCGATCAGCCGCGCAAAGCCGTCCGTCATCATCAGCAGGTCCGCAGGGCTGCGCAGGCACAGCGTGCATTCTGTAATGTGGCTTGCCGCCTCTGGCGCAATCGAAAAGACCCAATAGCCATCCGGCTTGTTCATGCGGCTGCGCTGTTCCTGCAGGAAGGCGCGAAGCTCGCTCGTGGCAGCCTCGCTCTCATCGCCGTGGAAGGCAGCGAAGCGGTCCAGCATATGCGCATCGCCGCCGCTGGAGAGGTCGCCGATAATGTGAAGCAGTCCGGTCGCCTCGCGCACGATCGCGCTGCAATCGCCAAGACCGGAAAAGCGGATATGGACGCGGTGGCCGCTCTGCTCCCATCCGCAATAGAGCGCGGCGGCGGACGGAATAGCGAAGTCAGGCACGTTGGAGGGGGACGCCTGTAGCAGGTAATCGTCGCGCACGCGTCCGATGATGCGCCGCAGGGCAACGCGGATCGGCTCGGACGTTTGCGGCAGTTCAGCAAAATGCGTGTCGAGCTGGGCAGCCAGCCAGGCGGCGTCGCTGCCGTCAGTGCTGACATAGGTCTGGTCGCTGACCCCGGTTGCTCCATCGATCACCCAGGCATGCCCACGCGCTGCACCGACGGCACCATTGGCGCGGTCGTCATTGGGCGATGTCCCGCCTGCACGGGAAAGAGATTGAATGAGGTCGACGGCCACCATGATTCGCGTATGACGCGATTCTTCGACAAATTTACGTCTGAGACGTGAAGGTTTTCTGTCAGGGGGACGTAGGGCGGCTTTTTGGTCAGCCAGTGTTGATGTGTTAGGCTGCTACTTCGAG
This genomic interval from Thalassovita mediterranea contains the following:
- a CDS encoding branched-chain amino acid aminotransferase yields the protein MADASTPYHDRDGYIWMDGEFVPWRETTIHVLTHGLHYASSVFEGERAYGGHIFESRRHTERLHRSANILGFELPYTVDEIEKAKQETLAKSGLENAYVRAFAWRGSEMMGVSAQNNKIHVAIAVWHWGDYFADKMKGIAMTHAQWRRPDPKTAPCEAKAAGLYMICTLSKHAAERDGFADALMLDWRGHVAEATGANIFFLQDGALHTPTPDCFLNGITRQTAIKLAKARQIEIVERTIMPDELKNFSECFITGTAAEITPVRQIGDVTYKPGSVTEALVTDYSDLVNGKIKMPA
- a CDS encoding protein phosphatase 2C domain-containing protein, whose translation is MVAVDLIQSLSRAGGTSPNDDRANGAVGAARGHAWVIDGATGVSDQTYVSTDGSDAAWLAAQLDTHFAELPQTSEPIRVALRRIIGRVRDDYLLQASPSNVPDFAIPSAAALYCGWEQSGHRVHIRFSGLGDCSAIVREATGLLHIIGDLSSGGDAHMLDRFAAFHGDESEAATSELRAFLQEQRSRMNKPDGYWVFSIAPEAASHITECTLCLRSPADLLMMTDGFARLIDHFHAYTPETLLDAALQRGLDPLYEELRALEAGDPDRTVAPRVKQEDDASAVLVRLEASDAPSGEAA
- a CDS encoding MarR family transcriptional regulator gives rise to the protein MASEVNQKTGESARVDPRLFLREEELDSGIALLLASERIISDITRKAQRQTGLNASGLRLLMTIRFEPGLTVTELRDKMGATTPTIARLLGELDKKNLVVKTQGGRDARRRRLTLSSEGEQILRPLVDKLRSALREAYRDAGANAVSGTRAVLEALTQ
- a CDS encoding response regulator, yielding MSEAQHILVVDDDNRIRDLLKKYLTRNSFRVTAAANAASARKLMTTFDFDLAILDIMMPGETGLELLASLRSSGKRVPVLLLTAKGETGDRIEGLKAGADDYLAKPFEPEELLLRISAILRRTHVEPPPEEIEMSGLVFNAKHQELTSGARRVRLTEAELQLLSMLAAKAGEAVSREELASKSPNSTERSIDVQVTRLRRKIEPDPRQPIHIQTVRGIGYRLMPD